The Methanocella arvoryzae MRE50 genome includes a region encoding these proteins:
- a CDS encoding ABC transporter permease, producing MKLRDYVIRRLLLLIPVLIGITFITFTLSHMIGDPAAAWVTDKTTEQRRAIIIQQHHLDEPLPIQYLYYINDLVHLDLGNSASEGGRSVAECLAQYFPATLELTVASMILCLAIGIPLGIISAIKKDKLPDHAVRLFSLMGVSVPIFWFGLILQYIFYLQLDLLPLGGRLPLTMSAPPHVTGLYLIDSLLAGQINTFWVALVHLLMPAFCLSFTYLAIISRMMRSSMLETMTQDFIRTARAKGLSEKAVIFKHALRNALTPTTTVAGLAFGGLLSGAVLTETIFMWPGIGRYSVRAISSTDFASIMGFTLLVVVIYVFTNLIVDILYAYLDPRVKFG from the coding sequence ATGAAGTTGAGAGACTACGTTATTAGACGGCTTCTACTATTGATACCCGTCCTTATAGGAATCACATTTATTACGTTTACTCTGTCACACATGATAGGAGATCCGGCTGCAGCGTGGGTGACTGATAAAACTACCGAGCAGAGACGTGCGATCATCATTCAGCAGCACCACCTGGATGAACCGCTGCCGATCCAGTACTTATATTACATCAATGATCTCGTACACCTGGATCTGGGCAATTCAGCATCCGAGGGAGGGAGGTCTGTAGCAGAATGCCTGGCACAATACTTCCCGGCAACGCTGGAACTGACTGTAGCAAGCATGATCCTGTGCCTGGCGATCGGTATTCCGCTGGGAATTATCTCTGCTATTAAAAAAGATAAATTACCGGATCACGCGGTAAGGCTCTTCAGCCTCATGGGCGTATCAGTGCCTATTTTCTGGTTCGGCCTGATCTTGCAATACATATTCTATCTCCAGCTTGATCTGCTGCCGCTTGGCGGCAGGCTGCCGTTAACCATGTCAGCACCGCCCCACGTTACAGGATTATACCTTATCGACAGCCTCCTTGCAGGGCAGATCAACACCTTCTGGGTTGCGCTGGTACACTTGCTGATGCCCGCGTTTTGTCTCTCCTTCACGTACCTGGCAATCATATCCAGAATGATGAGGTCCAGCATGCTCGAAACTATGACCCAGGACTTTATCAGGACAGCGAGAGCGAAGGGGCTCTCGGAAAAAGCCGTCATCTTCAAGCACGCTCTGAGAAATGCGCTGACACCCACCACTACAGTAGCAGGCCTGGCTTTCGGAGGCCTCCTGTCAGGAGCAGTGCTCACTGAAACAATTTTCATGTGGCCCGGTATAGGCAGATACTCTGTCAGGGCGATATCGTCGACGGACTTTGCCTCGATCATGGGGTTCACGTTACTCGTGGTCGTCATCTACGTGTTCACTAACCTGATCGTCGACATATTGTATGCATATCTTGACCCGAGGGTCAAGTTCGGGTGA